A window from Leptospira meyeri encodes these proteins:
- a CDS encoding aldose 1-epimerase: MYQLKTKQSCFEIHPTGGGQWLGLHLLSPVDGKSVSVVSGHKAPDPFFASGSFLMFPWVNRLEPNPWAREPFYPSTHWLTDGNGIPLHGLYHNLPRHLVREEITDGVAYAEFEMEIPTTWKGSLLSQIKVKECYQLFPSELKVIYRLTNGSDTEFPFALGIHPYFRWNEDESIDDLFLFGSGFHKVKLGDYLLPEKVQKEEVILNSEETLMGKNLDELYASIDGENSYIGLFSMNKKEKLMIQGGEFYQVYTPQDRRSIAIEPMTGTGNFLHFPGGNPKTIAPKTEKKIEFSIRLDRF, translated from the coding sequence TTGTACCAACTGAAAACAAAACAGTCTTGTTTTGAAATCCACCCAACGGGCGGTGGCCAATGGCTTGGTTTGCATCTTTTGTCGCCGGTTGACGGAAAATCCGTCTCAGTGGTTTCAGGACACAAGGCCCCCGATCCTTTTTTCGCTTCCGGGTCTTTTCTCATGTTTCCTTGGGTGAATCGACTAGAACCAAACCCTTGGGCCCGGGAGCCATTTTATCCCAGTACACATTGGCTTACTGATGGGAACGGAATCCCCTTGCACGGCCTTTATCACAACCTCCCCCGGCATTTGGTAAGAGAGGAGATCACAGATGGGGTCGCCTATGCGGAATTTGAAATGGAAATTCCTACAACATGGAAGGGTAGTTTGCTTTCTCAAATCAAAGTCAAAGAATGTTACCAATTGTTTCCTTCTGAGTTAAAAGTGATCTACCGATTGACTAATGGATCTGACACAGAATTTCCTTTTGCATTGGGAATTCATCCATACTTTCGGTGGAATGAGGATGAATCCATTGATGATCTTTTTTTATTTGGAAGTGGGTTTCATAAAGTGAAGTTAGGAGATTATCTCCTTCCGGAAAAAGTTCAAAAGGAAGAAGTCATTTTAAATTCAGAAGAAACTCTTATGGGTAAAAATTTGGATGAACTCTATGCATCCATCGATGGAGAAAATTCTTACATCGGTCTTTTTTCTATGAATAAAAAAGAAAAGCTGATGATCCAAGGTGGAGAGTTTTACCAGGTATATACTCCACAAGATCGAAGATCTATAGCGATTGAGCCTATGACAGGCACTGGGAATTTTTTACACTTCCCTGGTGGTAATCCTAAAACGATTGCACCTAAGACGGAAAAAAAGATCGAATTTTCTATTCGATTGGATCGTTTTTAA
- the sppA gene encoding signal peptide peptidase SppA → MPSRKSFLFVCVVLLSVLFTESCVIGNSMNLFPQSGKADFEEKLIAGRDQEKIVIISIEGMITDDAKDSFFGPPTESMVARIKESLKYAERDPDVKAVILKINSPGGTVTASDIIYQEVLKFKNRKSIPVFAGFMDTAASGAYYIAMATDGIGAHPTTVTGSVGVIMSGINVKEGLDKIGVKDQSFTSGPNKALGSPISEMTSEQRKILQSIIDSLYGRFFEVVKKGRPNVAETRLREICDGRIFTAEQAKKEGMVDFIGYFDDFVYQIMQHPKFQGNRHGDPRVITYQRGKGRVDNIYQATDINKNPFSLGIADKILGTGTNAKFLYLWDL, encoded by the coding sequence ATGCCTTCAAGAAAGTCTTTTCTATTCGTTTGTGTCGTTCTGCTTTCGGTTCTCTTTACCGAATCTTGTGTTATTGGAAACAGTATGAACCTGTTTCCGCAAAGTGGCAAGGCTGATTTCGAAGAGAAACTCATAGCCGGAAGAGATCAAGAAAAAATCGTGATCATCTCCATCGAAGGAATGATTACGGATGATGCCAAGGATTCATTTTTCGGCCCGCCGACCGAATCCATGGTCGCAAGGATCAAAGAATCCTTAAAATATGCGGAACGTGATCCAGACGTCAAAGCAGTGATATTAAAAATCAACTCACCAGGCGGAACCGTAACAGCAAGCGATATCATTTACCAAGAAGTTTTGAAATTTAAAAATAGAAAATCCATTCCTGTTTTTGCAGGATTTATGGATACCGCCGCAAGTGGAGCCTATTACATAGCAATGGCCACCGATGGAATCGGTGCTCACCCAACAACTGTTACAGGTTCAGTGGGAGTCATCATGTCAGGGATCAATGTAAAAGAAGGATTGGATAAAATTGGAGTCAAAGATCAGTCTTTTACCTCTGGCCCAAACAAGGCTCTTGGTTCACCTATTTCAGAAATGACTTCAGAACAAAGAAAAATTCTTCAATCTATCATCGACAGTTTGTATGGCAGGTTTTTTGAAGTAGTCAAAAAAGGAAGACCGAACGTAGCAGAAACTCGACTCAGAGAAATCTGCGATGGAAGAATCTTCACAGCAGAACAAGCAAAGAAAGAAGGTATGGTTGATTTCATCGGATATTTTGATGATTTTGTTTATCAGATCATGCAGCACCCTAAATTCCAAGGAAATCGACACGGAGATCCACGGGTGATCACTTACCAAAGAGGAAAAGGCAGAGTTGATAACATTTACCAAGCCACTGATATTAATAAAAATCCGTTTTCTTTAGGAATTGCAGATAAAATTTTAGGAACGGGAACCAATGCTAAATTTCTTTATCTTTGGGATCTATAA